From the genome of Candidatus Binatus sp.:
GCCGGCTGCGTATGGAACGTTTGTTGCGCATCCTTCAGAGCCGACGAGTTGATCCTACCAGGCTGACGACTCATACATTCGCGTTCGACCAGTTGGAAAGGGCGTTCCAGGTAATGGACAAGAAATTGGATGGAGTCATCAAGCCATTGATCACTTTTTAGCAGTCGGGAGCGTTCGTAAATCAGCTTCCCGAAGCGACGCCCTTTGTCGAACGCTGGTGGAAGTCCTGGATTAAGTGTTCAACCGTTAGTTATCGAACCCGCGCGGCCAGCTATTGACCTACTCTTACACTCATAACCAAGGTCAGTCGTCGCTGTATGGAAGGAATTTGGCAGGGGTTCAAGGATGGCTACCGAAAAGAGTTCCGCAGATGATGCTAAAACCTCAGACGCTTTAACTGACTCCGCGCCAAACGGGTCCAAGGCTGTCGCTAAGTCCGATGAGTCGAAGCTCAGTGCGGACGAGACTCGCAACCACGCCTACGAATTATACCAAGCGCGCCATGGTGGGCCCGGGAGCGCGCGCGGCGCCTGGCAAAAGGCAGAGGCGTCAGCTTCCGCAGATACGCCCAAGGCTGACGCGTCCAAAGGTGTCCAGATGCCAGCTGATACCGGGACGATCCAAGAGGCGCTCACCAAGTTCAAGTCAAGTCTCGAGCACGGACTGACCCAGGAAGAGGCGGCGAACCGGCTCAAGCATGACGGTCCCAATGCAATCGAAGAAAAGCGCATAAGCCCCCTCAAGCGGTTCCTATCGTTCCTCTGGGGTCCTATTGCCTGGATGATCGAAATTGCCGCGATACTCTCCGCGGTAGTTCGACATTGGGAAGACTTCGTCATCATCTTTTTCATGCTGGCGCTGAATGCGGTCGTCGGCTTCTGGGAGGAATTCAAGGCCGACAACGAGATCGAGGCGCTGAAAAAGAATCTCGCGCTGCATTCGCGAGTACTACGCGACGGCAAGTGGAGCGACGTCGAAGCAAAGACCCTGGTGAGCGGGGATATTGTCATGGTCAAACTCGGCAACGTCATCCCCGCCGACCTGAAGCTGGTCGATAGCGATTACCTCAGCATCGATCAGGCGGCGCTGACGGGAGAGTCACTGCCGGTCGACAAGAAGAAAAATGACGTCGCGTATTCAGGATCAATCGTGCGAATGGGCCAGATGAATGGGCTCGTCGTCGCCACCGGAATGAACACGCTCTTCGGCCGCACCGCGCGACTGGTCGAGAGCGTTCAGACCGTTTCCCACTTTCAGAAAGCGGTGCTCAAGATAGGCAATTTCCTCATTCTGATCACGCTCGGCCTGGTCACATTGATCCTGGCGGTCGCGCTGTTTCGTGGTGATCCGTTCGTTCAAACCGTGCTCTTTTGCCTGATGCTTACGGTAGCTGCAATCCCGGTCGCCTTGCCCGCCGTTCTATCCGTCACGATGGCCGTCGGCGCATCCGTGCTCGCTAGAATGAAGGCAATCGTCTCCCGCCTCGTCGCGATCGAAGAGATGGCCGGCATGGACATTCTCTGCTCGGACAAGACCGGAACGCTGACCAAGAACGAGCTCAAGCTGGGCAGTCCGGTAGTTTTCAAGGCGAGCAACGAGCAGGACCTGATCCTAGGCGGGGCTTTGGCGTCGCGAAGGGAGGGCGGCGATGGCATCGACGAGGCCGTCCTCAAAGGCCTCAGCGATCAGTCGGTGTTAAAGAGCTATCAAATCACTCATTTCACGCCTTTCGATCCTATCAGTAAGCGAACCGAGGCCGAGGTGAAACACGACAACGCCACTTTCAAAGTCTCGAAGGGGGCGCCGCAGGTGATTCTGGATCTGGTCCATCCCGACGCGGACGCTCGCAAAAAAGCCGAAGGGCAGGTTAACGAGCTTGGGGCCAAAGGCTATCGCACGCTTGGCGTCGCCCGCACCGATGCGCAGGGAAAGTGGGAATTCCTTGGACTACTGTCTTTGTCCGATCCGCCCCGCGACGATTCAGCCTCTACCATCGCGGCCGCGCGAAAGATGGGACTGCAGGTTCGCATGGTAACCGGCGACAACCTTGCAATCGCTCGCGAGGTATCGCTCGAACTCAAGCTCGGACCCAACATCGCGGTTGCGGGCGATCTCTTTCCTGAC
Proteins encoded in this window:
- a CDS encoding plasma-membrane proton-efflux P-type ATPase produces the protein MPADTGTIQEALTKFKSSLEHGLTQEEAANRLKHDGPNAIEEKRISPLKRFLSFLWGPIAWMIEIAAILSAVVRHWEDFVIIFFMLALNAVVGFWEEFKADNEIEALKKNLALHSRVLRDGKWSDVEAKTLVSGDIVMVKLGNVIPADLKLVDSDYLSIDQAALTGESLPVDKKKNDVAYSGSIVRMGQMNGLVVATGMNTLFGRTARLVESVQTVSHFQKAVLKIGNFLILITLGLVTLILAVALFRGDPFVQTVLFCLMLTVAAIPVALPAVLSVTMAVGASVLARMKAIVSRLVAIEEMAGMDILCSDKTGTLTKNELKLGSPVVFKASNEQDLILGGALASRREGGDGIDEAVLKGLSDQSVLKSYQITHFTPFDPISKRTEAEVKHDNATFKVSKGAPQVILDLVHPDADARKKAEGQVNELGAKGYRTLGVARTDAQGKWEFLGLLSLSDPPRDDSASTIAAARKMGLQVRMVTGDNLAIAREVSLELKLGPNIAVAGDLFPDGKVDDTEKIDVADGYAQVFPEHKFKIVKALQAGGHIVGMTGDGVNDAPALKQADCGIAVSGATDAARAASDLVLTATGLSVITAAISEARKIFERMNSYAIYRISETIRVLLFMTLAIVVFNFYPVTAVMIVLIAVLNDFPIMMIAYDNTIVAPRPVRWDMERVLTVSSVLGVMGVISAFGLFWIAEKYLHLPRPMVQSLIFLKLLVAGHLTIYITRSVGTFWQRPWPNWRLVVACETTQVIGTLAAVYGWGMTPLGWKYALLLWGYALVWFFINDMVKVEVYRLMHLGTARHQRHLARVNASLHPAGEPAKQAARTA